The region TACCTAATTGTGCCAAAAAGAATCAATGGGTTGAGCAAGCAAAAATTTTAGAGGCAGGGAAGCAAACTGTTTATAGTCAAAAAATTGAGAATGGAGAAGTAGATGCTAATTAAAATTAAACATTTATCTTTTTTAATTTTCGAATAATACTAGCAATATCTCTTGAATAATCTCTAGCTCTTTTGCTATTATATTTCCATCCACCGTTATAACTGCTCCAAACTTTTTTCCAGTCATTTTTATGAACTTTTTTCCAATAAACTAATTCAGCAATTGCATTTTTAGTAGCAAATTTAAAATCAGATATCAATTTCATAGCATATTTATTTCTATTCCAAGAAGTATTTTTTGCTTTTTGCCTACTAAGAACAGTTTTAATATTTGCTTGATAAAGACCATAATCTTTGCTATCTACATTTACAAGATATTTTCCAATTGATGATTCTTTAATCGCAATAGCCATTAGTGTATAGCTAAGGCCTAGTTTTTTACCTTGTTTTTTT is a window of Poseidonibacter antarcticus DNA encoding:
- a CDS encoding transglycosylase SLT domain-containing protein — its product is MNIKITLLVMLLITNIFASNFNPSKLTSKEIKTLKQIKKQGKKLGLSYTLMAIAIKESSIGKYLVNVDSKDYGLYQANIKTVLSRQKAKNTSWNRNKYAMKLISDFKFATKNAIAELVYWKKVHKNDWKKVWSSYNGGWKYNSKRARDYSRDIASIIRKLKKINV